GGCATCACTAAAAATGCTTCCAATTTGTTCTATAACACATTAAAAACTTAGAATAAAATTTATCCCTATCCTTCATTCGCAGTATTGAAGTAATAGTTACATACAGTAAACTCCTTTACACTTAGGGGATCCATTCCAGGAATGGAAGACAATGGACCTTGTTCATGACCTTGCAAAATAGTGTAAATTGGACCAAGATTCAAATGTGCCACTAATGAACTGGCTTGTTCTGATGTAAGAGTGTCAATTTGTGCATCAGATTGTGCCTgaaaaatgtcattttatcaatatcgatataaaatatataaaaagttcGTAAATTAGAACACATCAATTGTAGTCTTCACCTGTAATCTTTCTAATCTCTGATCCATATATTCATACAGTGCTAAAGTAGACTGTATTTGATGCATACAATTTAAAAGATATACAGCCATGTCTACTGTAGGTAATCTTGATGCTGTTTCATTAACTTCTTGTAACAGTGGGTCAATAATGCACGATACTATCTGCGGATTATGTGGTATGAGAATTTCATTCAAATACCGATTTTATAAAGCTATTAAATGCTGATACACACCTGTAGCATGTCTTTCTCCCTATCTTCTGCAATACTTGCTACAGAAAGAATTTCGTTAAGAAGTGACAGTAATCTAGAAACAGATGGTGCAGGTACTAAGTCATTTCCTGGTGGTTCTGCACGTTCACCGAGTGCAATACGCGTCTGCTTTTGAAGTCTACTTAGAAAACTTTTTTCACTTAATATTAGTAGATCTTTCAATGTTGAATCCAAGATACTATCTGGTATTACTTGCTGAATTATCATCTGATAAAATCTAAGAAGAGTTGTAACAGAATATAATATTGCTGCTGGTGCATCCATAGATATAACATTTTCTATTCTTGACTTTAAGGGATGACAAAGTCCTTCTGTGATATTACTTAATGATTGCTTAATCTGGTCTGATACATCTAAAATGTGTAATAAAAGCTAAGAAAAGTAGAAGTACAAAGGCAATCACTTAGTTCATACCTGTTTTATTACAGCCTTTCACTAAAGTaagaatattttccttttcaacAGGAATAACTTGATGAAGCCAAGCAAGCATATCACCAATATATCTTTTAGGATCATTTGCATGCATTTCAATAGGATTAGGTGTACTACCATATCCTTCTCCCAATGTTAAAGCATCGATAAAAGAACCTACTAAAGCAGTTCTTCTAGCTGCACAATATTCATCCAAAATATATCTaaaaaaatacatacaaataaatatagatTCATTTAACATAAATTATACTAGGTTtcttattagattttaaatgcATACTTAAATAAAACTGGTCTATCTTGCAATTTATTCATTGCTTTAATTAATAATGGTGCTAAGCGTTCATTTTCAATATGTTTACATTGATTCTGTGTCCATCTATATAGTCTTTCAAGAGCTGCCTCTTGCAACAATGTCATTCTTTGCATAATATCTAGCCCTAACGTTTGATATCCTGATTGCATTAATATTCTACAACTGCTATGAATCTCCTGTAATTTAATAGAGTTGTTATTGATTCATCTTTAGACGAAAGTTTTTTCTTACTTATCTTACCTGAACACGGTTAACAACAGAAAAAAATTCTTCTGTAATAGGTGATTCCTTGCTAGAACCATGTAAAATACTTTGTTCAGATGAAGTCAgttggaaatttttaataaatgcaTTTGCAACCTCTTGTTGCATAGATAAAGTTTggctaaaaattatattatattttatgtatatttttttgcataaaatttaatttaatcctGATAACTATTCAGTGAATAAATGTACCTCTTATTCTGAAGTTTTGCAGTTTGGTCAATAAGCTGTGATGTCTGTGTTTTTGTAGCTTGTAAGCGATTTGTCATACATTGAACTGCAGTATTCATAGCTAAAACATCTTGATATATGTCGTCTAAAGAAGATTTTACTTCCCTAAAAGCGGATAAAAAATCTTCGTTTATTGCAAGActtcttctttctattttacTACGCAAATTTCTACGAGAACTTAATGTATTTTCTGTAAAGAATGTGGATAATTCTTTTAAGGCTTCTAATGTATCCTAAAAGGGAaaaacaatttaaatgaaatgtttatattttattaatgcaAGTAGTAACAATTACAacaaagtataatataaataccttGTCATGCTCTACTCGTGATTCAAGTAATTTATTCACCCTTCGAACTAACGTAGTATTAGTATTTTTTTCACTCATTTTAAATAGTTTACTTTTTTTACAATCAAATTCATCGAGATATATAGCCTATTTATTTCAGAAATGTCACGTAGCAAAAGTACATGCATAGCTACGTATATAAAACACATAGAACATGTACTCATTACTCTAATCACACGTACAATCGTACAACAACGTAAATTCTGTAAGGTGATAAAAATCTAGCTTTCGAAGATGTAAAGGTTCGAAAATTTTAGTTTTTAAAttacttattaaatataatatttgtcaaATTAGAATTActagaattataaatattaaaataatattaacaaaataaaatacccattaaaatagaaatctcatagaaactattttatttatttgtttatttaaagttatgTACTAATGTTCGTTTTAAATGCTTGTTAGTCGGCGGCAAATTAGAAATTCTGATTGTGTTACCGTTATCATTCTAGTTTACCATCTAAGTTACTCCAATTTCGCGGAGAGGGTATATTTGCAAACTGTCAATATGTCATATCAGTTCCGCGCTTTTCTGTTCATTAAatgaattttcatttataaaatatgtaatattttagtgaaatgaaagatttacggaatatgattttatattataaatatagttTAGATAGAAAGTTATAGAATAAAACACTATATTGTTTATTCATATTGAGGTTAGTGTTTTAGTTAACACAAAATAGTACATATGATGTTAATTTTAAGGTTTCAAATGAGAATTTTCACAATTGGCAtgtcattataatattatattattattcttgttgtttcttacacattttcttttttgatttttttctaTTTAGGAATTggcttatatatttatatcattaattttCTTTATGTATGTAAGcatgctatttcttattttattgtgtgcatttataataatttggccttaatttctttttaagtaTGCATGGTTTCATTTAGTTTGTTGGTGGCAAAATGTCCACGTCAGAATCTGGTGTGGGATGTATTAGTGAAGTTACACTTGCAATTAGTAAAGCAAGGGGTTCTCAATCAGGCACTGTAAGAGTACTGGATAGTCCAGACTCTGATGGATCTGGGCATTCAAATTCATTTACTGTACAGAGGTTTAATTATCCTAATAATGATAATGCAAATTCCGATATTTTACATCCTCCACTAACTAGTGATGATGTAAGAATACCAATTGTTGGATATGAAGTTATGGAAGAAAGAGCTAGGTTTACGGTTAGTTAAATTAAAAACTTGTTCTGTATTGTATATCTTATATACATAGTCTGCATATAACATGTACTTTTTAGGTTTATAAATTACGAGTGGAATTAAAAAATGGAGACTGTTGGTTTGTATTTAGAAGGTACACAGATTTTGTTCGTTTACTATCACAATTAAGAAGGCAGAAAATTCCAGTTTCTCAATTAAGTTTACCAAGAAAAAAGTGGCTTGGTGATAATTTTGCTCCAAGTTTCCTAGAAGAAAGAATACGGGGTCTTCAAGCATTTGTTAATGGAATACTAAGCAGTCCTCTTCTCATAGGAACTGCATGTGTCAGAGAATTCTTCTGTTTGGATGAGCCACCTGCTTTATCTGACACAGCAGAAGAATCTAGAGTAAATATACtctatacaattttttaatttcttctgtTAAAAGATAGATAAAAGGAAAAgtattttgtttttctttaGGCAATTTTTGAAGCATTAGAAGATACTATATATCATTTAAGACAGCAATTAAGAGAAAGAGATGCTGCACTTGCAGCTGAAACAGCTTTATGCAATGAATTTCGGAAAAAGTTACATCAAATATTGAGGTAAATGCTATAATTAGATACAACCATAgataaatgatatttataataaacatcaAATATCTGGAGTGTTAAATTAATGTTTCAGTGAAAGACAAACCTGTCAAAAATGTGGTGCATCTCAGCCATAATTTCTTATGAACTATTTTGTTATatgatattgataaaatttattaCACAGAGACTGGTATAAATAGACAATTTTAGTTTTACTATCTTTGTTTAAATTCTTACAATATAAGTAATTGTTATGTGTTTACGATTTGTTAAAAGTGCATGTAGCATATTTCATTCGTTCAGTCATGCATTTTTTGTTCTATTTTTGttctattttatacaaaataactTAATTTTTATATGAAGTGATATGTATAAGATTCCTTAATATAATAAGTACACTGAGCTTGCTTAGCATAAAATTTACATGGTAATTACAAAAAGCCTTATAGAGGTGCCTTACAATTCTAATAGATAAACATTTGTATATGTCACCATACTCTGTAGTCAAAGTTTAAAATTGACAAGTAAACTAATAGTAAATGTTACTAAACTTGACTATGAATATATGCCAAAGTATATTAAtctttggtgttttataaaattctatatattttgtagTACTTTACATGAAATGAGCAATTATTACGCGTAACAAGTTataattaactttaataatatttattgttgtcataatattaaaatatcaatgTTACTAAAGAATTTGATATTACATTATTGTGATATATAAAGTATGtaaagatataataaatactcgacatttacattttaaatatgtttCACACTATTgtacaattaaattattttattcaattctgTGCTATAGtcgatatttattatatcttcGTAGTTATGTTAAAAATGCTTTACAATACTgcacaaatataaaaatttgttacatatttaaactaattattaattttatagaaacatggaattttttttatgaaaatgaataaaaatgaataaaactgttatttaatattatataatacaatGTATCTTTCTCTATGTTTCGACTTATATTATTGTTCAAAGTCTAAATCTCTTAAATgagttattaaatatatttcaaccTAAGTCATATTAATAACGAAAATGATCTTAGGATATGTACAATTAGGTATGAAATGAAATGTCATCAGTTTTCTTTATCTGGAGCAACAACTAGACATAATGCTTGGATCAAGTATGTGATTCTCACTGAAAAGCAACAAGTAAAAATTTACTAGtaatacagaataaaataattaaaaatgctttgaaacattttttttttgcaaTACTCACTTGCCAAAATACTTCTAACTTTCTTGTACACGTACGTATGGTAGATACCAATACCACCAAGAATAAATAGCAGTGCAAACAGGTATTTGGGTGAGGGTTCGTGTACGATCGGTGTTACAGCCAGGAAGATAGAAACAAGCAATACCAGCCATGGTATCAGAATTGGTACTGCGTACGGTCTGGATGCATCTGGTTTCGTTCGTCGCATAATTATTAACGACAACATCGCAAGTCCATAGAATACCCACGTCAAGAAACTTGCAAATTCGATAAGTGCGATAATATCTCCCAAAAGCATACAAAATAACGTAAGCAATCCTTGAAACGCTACTGCTGCAGATGGAGTCATTTTCGCAATATGCACATAGCTAAAAACTCTGGGTACGTGGCCTTCACTTCCGGCTACGTAACAGAGTCTGGATACTCCAAATTGAATACTAAGACTGCATCCAAAAGTAGATAAAGCAACACCCAGAGGTATTACAAAGCTCAACCAGGAGGGCAGAACTTTTTCCGCCCAGAGAACTGCTACAGCTGGTGCGCTTACCATTTCTGGTATCGTTAAGGCAGCCATGTACATTAAATTCATCGAAACGTATAAAACGGTAATCAAGGGAACCGCAATTAGAATACTCCTAAGAATATTAACTTCCGGCTTCTGGATCTCTTCCGTAACGATTGCAGCGGAAGTCCACCCGTCGTAAGCCCATAATCCACTGTAAAAGGCTAACGCCACGTTACCAGGCGAATCGGTAGTACCATCAAACGGCTTCTTCAATAATTCCGTATGACCGGTGCATAACCACCATATTCCACCACTGATTACGAAAATGCACGCAACTACTTTACATACGGTGAATATATTTTGAACTTTCACGTATAATTTTACGCTGGTTAAATTGATATATGTGATCAATCCCAGAGCCAAGATTGCTATGAGCTTTTTCAATTCAAGCATTGATTCTTCAGGAAGATTGCTTAAATATCCGGAGAACGGTTGTACGCTATACTCAGCGAATGTCAACATAACTACCGCCACTTCTGCAGGTCGTAATAGTAATACGTAAACCCAAGAACATATAAAAGCTGGTATCTGTCCGGCATACTGATGCAAAGGCGAAAAAGCTTCGATAAAATATGCATATTCAGCTCCAGATCGTGGTACGACTGTACTTAATTCGGCGAATGCGAGAGCCCCTAGTAGAGACAGAACGCCACAAGTAGTCCAAACGATTAGACAAAATCCAACGGATCCTGATCTTTCGAGAGCGCTGGTTGGAGACACGAAAATTCCAGAACCTTGAAGGAAAAATAATTCCTTGATTAAAACGAATATCACGCGTAATTTCATTTGTAACAATAACGTAAAAGTAATATTTACGAAACAAATAAGATCGATCCTTATCAGAGTAACTGTTATCAGTTTATTACTAATTGGTTTCTCTATACGATGTATGTAGTAAGAGTCATGGtcatatgaaataatataatgtactttgaaagaaaaataaaatacaagcaACATAACTTCCTTACATTTAAAAGAACTCTTCTTTGTACAGCTATTTGTACAGCGTAGAGATATAAATAGCTCGGAAGTTACGACGGAATTCGTAATCTCGACCATTTTAAcggtataaaatattatttggtTTATAAATTGTAGACCaaattttaatgataaaagtAATCTTATATTCATAGATAAATGGTAAGTATGATAGATTTGTCAGCCTGCAAAGAAGATGTCTCGTAATACTCGAGCGCGTGGGTCAGCAATTAACCTTGATTAACCCCCTTGATTCGTAATCGCGTCAAAGCTCTGCCCGTAATTACCAAAATGTTACGTCAGGTTTTATTTCTTATTGTGCAAAAATAcaacatataattatatttgaCTTTCAAGCAGAAGGAATTGAGGATTAATCTAAAAGAGACTGCAATATGTACACCATGTGTATATTTGTTCTCAATTTCTACTAATACGATTTTAACTTAGATTGGTTGGATTATACCAGGGTAATGTAGATATTGTTTGAGAAGCTTCATCTGATTGTACTGAAATGATACAGATAAATATCGAGGCTAAAGTACACTTATTCTATTTGTGAACtcgaaaaatatttctgtaaaaCTTCTAAAATTCGCATAGGATACTTGCTGGAAATACTTTTTTAAGCTAATGTTTACTTAAAAAGCTAGTGAAGTTAAGTAAGATATATACAGATATACAATGCAACATTAAATAACTATAGTTAACTATAATGGCTACATCATACATATTTACAGCATATAATAAAATCATGCAATTATCAAATGAAATCTAATAGCCGATGTAACTAATGAATACTTAAGCGATTAAAAAAATAACTCTTCCCGTCAAAGGAACACTATGTGAAAGTATCGGGCAAAGCTTTGAATGGCTATTGAAGcagatacgttatatcgccgtAAGTATAAAGCTTAAGCTTATTCAAGCCCACACAATAATGCAATTACAGTCAACTATTCTTAACATGTGTTCGGTTGTCAAAGGGATTTCTATTGCTGCTGGATTTCTATTGGACCTTTGCCATTCTTTGAATGTCGTAATTGTTGttcgttattaattattacattaatatcggctaaatcgaaaataaatattatttgtaaCAAAACGTTAAAGATGAAATGTACATAGTTCATTTCATGATATTATATCGATCGTATCAAGAATTGACAAGATGAGAGGAGCGAAGTATCTTTAGAAACGATCACGGGAGTGTTGTACATTCGTCAATAAATTCATACGGTAACACCTGTTATCATTTTTAAAATACACTAACACTAACATTTAATTTACTATTATCTGCTCAAATGTGGTGATACTTTTACACATAGTAAAGTTTTATCACGTAATCGTTCTCGCAGTTTATGTTTCAAACAAATTTTgcatttatatcatttttatgttaaatattgtattgtaacataaTAGGATGGTTTAAATATGCCTTCTACATATAAATactcttatttaaaaaaaatattaatgccGAATGACAAGTATCAACGAAATTCTATCTACATGAAAGTTCACTGTTCGAGCATTTTATGCTGGAAGGATTGCAATTTCATTATGTAAGTAGAATATAGAAAACATATGCTGATAATGCATACCGTATTTCTGACCTTCGGAAATTATCCGACGAATTCATTAATAAATCGAATAGAATTGATTAAACTGTTAACTTATGTCAAGAGtgcaggaaagaagaaaataaaaagagtaAAATCAATAATTTCTGCCGGCTGACTCTATACAACAAACTTTGTGTTGGTACCGGAAGAAAACACTTGTTATTTAATGTCACGCTTTTATATTGGTTTCATACCGATCATAACAGCCACGATGATGCTTACTGCGCTAAAAAGACCTAGCTCTCGTTTTAGCGCAATTCTTTCATTTCCTTTTTCCTCGACTTGTCCCATTTTGCCAAGCTTCAACTAAATTCTTAACGAGTACCGATTACCACGTATTATCCAATTCACTAGCACTATATCAAAACGTTTTCTTCTTGAATTCAAATATACATCGCGCGAGCTGTACGTCTGACTTTTAGACCGCCTTCGATCGGCTCTACGTTCAATCGGTGTAACGAAGGCATGAATCGGCTTCCTCGTGTCTTAGAGCCGGATCGAAGGCAGTTGTGACGTTACCAGAAGATGTCCAGAACGAAACTGAAGTGTTAGCGGGTCAGCTAGTCGCTTGTTTTTACAGGCGTGCATTGGTTCCCCTGATAAGAGTACTATGTACTCTGATCATGGTACCGATATCTTTGATGATCGGTAGCTAAACTATCAGATTAAACGAGTTTA
Above is a genomic segment from Bombus vancouverensis nearcticus chromosome 1, iyBomVanc1_principal, whole genome shotgun sequence containing:
- the Snx16 gene encoding sorting nexin 16, with translation MSTSESGVGCISEVTLAISKARGSQSGTVRVLDSPDSDGSGHSNSFTVQRFNYPNNDNANSDILHPPLTSDDVRIPIVGYEVMEERARFTVYKLRVELKNGDCWFVFRRYTDFVRLLSQLRRQKIPVSQLSLPRKKWLGDNFAPSFLEERIRGLQAFVNGILSSPLLIGTACVREFFCLDEPPALSDTAEESRAIFEALEDTIYHLRQQLRERDAALAAETALCNEFRKKLHQILSERQTCQKCGASQP
- the Cog6 gene encoding conserved oligomeric Golgi complex subunit 6, whose product is MSEKNTNTTLVRRVNKLLESRVEHDKDTLEALKELSTFFTENTLSSRRNLRSKIERRSLAINEDFLSAFREVKSSLDDIYQDVLAMNTAVQCMTNRLQATKTQTSQLIDQTAKLQNKSQTLSMQQEVANAFIKNFQLTSSEQSILHGSSKESPITEEFFSVVNRVQEIHSSCRILMQSGYQTLGLDIMQRMTLLQEAALERLYRWTQNQCKHIENERLAPLLIKAMNKLQDRPVLFKYILDEYCAARRTALVGSFIDALTLGEGYGSTPNPIEMHANDPKRYIGDMLAWLHQVIPVEKENILTLVKGCNKTDVSDQIKQSLSNITEGLCHPLKSRIENVISMDAPAAILYSVTTLLRFYQMIIQQVIPDSILDSTLKDLLILSEKSFLSRLQKQTRIALGERAEPPGNDLVPAPSVSRLLSLLNEILSVASIAEDREKDMLQIVSCIIDPLLQEVNETASRLPTVDMAVYLLNCMHQIQSTLALYEYMDQRLERLQAQSDAQIDTLTSEQASSLVAHLNLGPIYTILQGHEQGPLSSIPGMDPLSVKEFTNKLEAFLVMPDVLLLPQMSLLQSSNHRSITQKRSFEVIGAIYKQLYEACHNPKNLYQNPNSLFSRTPEDLLRTLISV
- the LOC117153547 gene encoding b(0,+)-type amino acid transporter 1 isoform X1 — encoded protein: MGQVEEKGNERIALKRELGLFSAVSIIVAVMIGSGIFVSPTSALERSGSVGFCLIVWTTCGVLSLLGALAFAELSTVVPRSGAEYAYFIEAFSPLHQYAGQIPAFICSWVYVLLLRPAEVAVVMLTFAEYSVQPFSGYLSNLPEESMLELKKLIAILALGLITYINLTSVKLYVKVQNIFTVCKVVACIFVISGGIWWLCTGHTELLKKPFDGTTDSPGNVALAFYSGLWAYDGWTSAAIVTEEIQKPEVNILRSILIAVPLITVLYVSMNLMYMAALTIPEMVSAPAVAVLWAEKVLPSWLSFVIPLGVALSTFGCSLSIQFGVSRLCYVAGSEGHVPRVFSYVHIAKMTPSAAVAFQGLLTLFCMLLGDIIALIEFASFLTWVFYGLAMLSLIIMRRTKPDASRPYAVPILIPWLVLLVSIFLAVTPIVHEPSPKYLFALLFILGGIGIYHTYVYKKVRSILAMRITYLIQALCLVVAPDKEN
- the LOC117153547 gene encoding b(0,+)-type amino acid transporter 1 isoform X2, with protein sequence MRQLFVGRERNASCPRQLFMKRSGIFVSPTSALERSGSVGFCLIVWTTCGVLSLLGALAFAELSTVVPRSGAEYAYFIEAFSPLHQYAGQIPAFICSWVYVLLLRPAEVAVVMLTFAEYSVQPFSGYLSNLPEESMLELKKLIAILALGLITYINLTSVKLYVKVQNIFTVCKVVACIFVISGGIWWLCTGHTELLKKPFDGTTDSPGNVALAFYSGLWAYDGWTSAAIVTEEIQKPEVNILRSILIAVPLITVLYVSMNLMYMAALTIPEMVSAPAVAVLWAEKVLPSWLSFVIPLGVALSTFGCSLSIQFGVSRLCYVAGSEGHVPRVFSYVHIAKMTPSAAVAFQGLLTLFCMLLGDIIALIEFASFLTWVFYGLAMLSLIIMRRTKPDASRPYAVPILIPWLVLLVSIFLAVTPIVHEPSPKYLFALLFILGGIGIYHTYVYKKVRSILAMRITYLIQALCLVVAPDKEN